One window from the genome of Podospora pseudocomata strain CBS 415.72m chromosome 1 map unlocalized CBS415.72m_1.2, whole genome shotgun sequence encodes:
- a CDS encoding uncharacterized protein (COG:C; CAZy:AA4; EggNog:ENOG503NZZV) — protein MSITHPQTYPHPDYEAAHQQTYERAPRHPITPIPLPPGVGQTDFDSAISEFLSIAGEESVFVKEGLSDYIDPYDVHEHDPSQRKLPSAAVCPESTDQLSSVLRVANKYKIPLWHFSRGKNLGYGGPAPRVNGSVALDLHRLDKIIEVNDEYHYAVVEPGVTFIQLYEYCVEHKKKVWPSTPSLGWGSVIGNTVDRGMGFGMNYAHHQCVAGIEVMLPDGDVVRTGQWGISSSPSAFLSKFTFGPSLEGLFFQSNLGVVTKMSLWLTPQPQAYMCCSFSMPLFTDLEVMVDVFGEMKRNGTVQSCVWFTSLIETLCIMGRREDYWTGEGPVPDWRLEELRQETGFGHWYARWGLYGPKRIVEAQFEEIKSVLARRAPTGTIAGNLYAHPGEDGRLDATMVPDQDGQMFVGIPSLWSLPLINWPISKEKKDGKAAHGDYAPIIPSNGKLLMEWMEVSKPICEANGVELMADFFMHERHVVLMNMFTWDQTDKTQKEKMERLYYGLYEEAKKRGYGMYRGHVNHMDLIAHLNDFNNHAYNRFVEKIKDAIDPNGILGPGKQGVWPNRFRHLRETQEKRFD, from the exons ATGTCGATAACACACCCCCAAACCTACCCTCACCCAGACTACGAGGCTGCCCATCAGCAGACCTACGAGCGTGCTCCTCGACACCCGATAACACCCATTCCACTGCCTCCTGGCGTTGGCCAAACCGACTTTGATTCTGCCATTTCCGAGTTCCTCTCCATCGCAGGCGAGGAATCGGTTTTTGTCAAGGAAGGACTGTCTGATTACATTGATCCGTATGATGTCCATGAGCATGACCCTTCCCAGCGCAAGCTGCCCAGTGCGGCTGTTTG CCCCGAATCAACAGACCAACTTTCCTCCGTCCTCCGAGTAGCCAACAAGTACAAGATCCCACTCTGGCACTTCTCCCGCGGCAAGAACCTCGGTTACGGCGGCCCCGCTCCCCGAGTGAACGGTTCGGTGGCTCTTGACCTCCACAGGCTAGACAAGATCATTGAGGTCAACGACGAGTACCACTACGCTGTTGTCGAGCCTGGAGTCACCTTCATCCAGCTGTACGAGTACTGCGTCGagcacaagaagaaggtctggCCTAGCACGCCGAGTCTAGGGTGGGGGAGTGTCATCGGGAAT ACGGTAGATAGAGGGATGGGCTTCGGGATGAATTACGCTCACCATCAATGCGTAGCTGGGATCGAAGTCATGTTACCGGACGGTGATGTCGTGCGGACGGGACAGTGGGGGAtttcctcttctccgtcTGCGTTTTTGTCCAAGTTTACGTTTGGTCCTTcgctggaggggttgtttttCCAATCAAACTTGGGCGTCGTGACCAAGATGAGTCTGTGGCTCACCCCCCAGCCGCAGGCGTACATGTGCTGCAGTTTTAGCATGCCGCTGTTTACCGAcctggaggtgatggtggatgtgtttggggagatgaagaggaacGGGACGGTGCAGTCGTGCGTGTGGTTTACCAGTCTTATTGAGACGCTTTGCATCATGGGGCGGAGGGAAGATTACTGGACGGGGGAAGGGCCGGTGCCGGATTGGAGGCTGGAAGAGCTGAGGCAGGAGACGGGGTTTGGGCACTGGTATGCGCGGTGGGGGTTGTACGGACCGAAGAGGATTGTGGAGGCGCAGTttgaggagatcaagagTGTGCTTGCCAGAAGGGCGCCGACGGGGACGATAGCGGGGAATTTGTATGCCCATCCgggagaggacgggaggTTGGATGCGACGATGGTGCCGGATCAAGACGGGCAGATGTTTGTGGGGATTCCGAGTCTGTGGAGTTTACCGTTGATCAACTGGCCGATTTCGAAGGAGAAAAAGGATGGCAAGGCGGCGCATGGGGATTATGCACCGATTATTCCGTCGAATGGGAAGTTGCTGATGGAGTGGATGGAGGTTAGCAAGCCGATTTGTGAGGCGAATGGGGTCGAGCTGATGGCGGATTTCTTTATGCACGAGAGGCATGTTGTGTTGATGAATATGTTTACTTGGGACCAGACAGACAAGACgcagaaagaaaagatggagaggttgtaTTATGGGCTGTATGAAGAGGCAAAAAAGAGAGGGTATGGGATGTACAGGGGGCATGTGAACCACATGG ATCTCATTGCCCATTTGAACGACTTCAACAATCACGCCTACAACCGCTTTgtggagaagatcaag GATGCAATCGATCCCAATGGAATTCTGGGGCCTGGGAAGCAGGGTGTCTGGCCTAACAGATTCCGCCATCTAAGGGAGACGCAGGAAAAGAGGTTTGACTAA
- a CDS encoding uncharacterized protein (EggNog:ENOG503P7SV) yields MSLATSQCVYSQIQRYSLRRQKPRGLEEQVAIFVATRIFDVGLTTAAAVAAAAAGANAMGVPLTSDMLRHAAIGGAIKAAAMAVAGLIMLAPQNTPLIVLMTLLGTSIGSNALAVVAVANRIFGTDQAPNQLIIAAVVASIPLSFCFVYYYGAFRVPITFTSIAFDVLGAYTFVRMAENLGHPICPPRPALVAGAVFGAVFSGAITLLGCCVIGKSRTIPISDFSGNGHASGSALTTCCGNRVYVNVQSTEYARGQGVVGSRNTFTNGTIYNSAHGIGVYWDPGSVHGGLTFNTHSTRDCTTSTGTSNMTRIVMA; encoded by the exons ATGAGTTTGG CCACTAGCCAGTGCGTATACAGCCAGATCCAACGGTACTCCCTCCGCCGGCAAAAGCCACGCGGTCTAGAAGAGCAAGTGGCCATCTTTGTCGCCACTCGCATCTTTGATGTCGGCCTCACAACAGCTGCAGCCgttgctgcggctgcggcgggCGCAAATGCCATGGGCGTCCCATTGACGTCGGACATGCTTCGACATGCCGCCATCGGGGGAGCCATCAAAGCGGCCGCTATGGCAGTCGCTGGACTGATTATGCTGGCGCCACAAAACACGCCCTTGATTGTGCTAATGACATTGTTGGGAACTTCAATCGGATCCAACGCTCTCGCAGTGGTAGCAGTAGCCAATCGCATATTTGGGACTG atcaagctccaaaccagctcatcatcgcAGCTGTTGTAGCATCCATACCTCTGTCATTTTGTTTCGTCTACTACTACGGAG CGTTTCGAGTACCAATCACATTCACCTCGATCGCTTTCGACGTCCTCGGCGCCTACACTTTCGTGAGAATGGCCGAGAACCTAGGGCACCCCATCTGCCCACCCCGTCCAGCATTGGTGGCTGGCGCCGTGTTTGGGGCAGTCTTCTCCGGAGCAATCACTCTACTTGGCTGCTGTGTCATCGGAAAAAGCAGGACCATACCCATCTCAGACTTTTCAGGAAACGGACACGCGAGCGGATCCGCCCTCACGACATGCTGCGGGAACCGTGTGTATGTGAACGTCCAATCAACCGAGTACGCCAGGGGTCAGGGAGTTGTAGGGTCTAGGAATACCTTCACCAACGGAACTATCTACAACAGCGCCCATGGGATTGGTGTCTATTGGGATCCGGGAAGTGTCCATGGTGGTCTTACATTCAACACCCACTCTACTCGGGACTGCACGACAAGTACTGGGACATCCAACATGACCAGAATTGTGATGGCTTGA
- a CDS encoding uncharacterized protein (EggNog:ENOG503P3IA) produces the protein MEQSNPAEEQCLIDPNPDVVGVGIRASLYVLALSYHIFSYVFNSAELSGAIESSLGVTGLALFLTAVITTATQSLGLFHALCVFHLLGIVGLSAHPRGRYPGGVVRRVVFMAFYVVVMTGSLAYLIYVFATAPTFGDQAECNNTTVYVLFGVNIPATSPGLRWTLVAVLSLLLLGFGCWLLFVGCIAVDAMFGRKVPHDVFGAQDVNLGNNKSKPPLYQLISYLAGTIYLIVMLELTIQRNALAPGLEEWSFGQILAMTMLIGPLIELASLLLGKIDGVHDHDLVLASRR, from the exons ATGGAGCAAAGCAATCCCGCAGAAGAGCAATGTCTTATCGACCCAAATCCAGATGTGGTCGGAGTAGGG ATCCGCGCGTCGTTATACGTGCTCGCGCTCTCATACCACATCTTCAGCTACGTCTTCAACTCAGCCGAGCTCTCTGGCGCTATTGAATCATCCCTCGGCGTCACCGGCCTTGCCCTTTTCCTGACCGCTGTCATCACGACCGCCACCCAGTCGCTCGGGCTCTTCCACGCCCTGTGCGTATTCCACCTGCTTGGCATCGTGGGCCTTTCCGCCCATCCTCGTGGGCGATACCCAGGGGGAGTGGTGCGGAGGGTTGTCTTTATGGCGTTCTACGTGGTGGTCATGACGGGTTCCTTGGCATATCTGATCTATGTGTTTGCGACCGCGCCGACATTTGGTGATCAGGCCGAGTGCAACAACACCACGGTGTATGTGCTCTTTGGGGTGAATATCCCGGCAACAAGTCCTGGTCTGCGCTGGACGCTGGTGGCTGTGCTTTctcttttgctgctgggtttcggctgctggctgctttTCGTTGGCTGCATCGCTGTTGATGCGATGTTTGGTCGCAAGGTGCCCCACGATGTGTTTGGAGCGCAGGATGTGAATCTAGGGAACAACAAGAGCAAACCGCCGCTGTATCAACTTATCAGCTATTTGGCCGGTACCATATACCTGATTGTGATGCTCGAGTTGACTATCCAGCGGAACGCGCTGGCTCCAGGTCTTGAGGAGTGGAGTTTTGGTCAGATCCTCGCCATGACCATGCTGATAGGGCCGCTGATCGAGCTTGCTTCACTTCTGCTGGGGAAGATTGATGGTGTTCATGATCACGACTTGGTTCTGGCGTCTagaaggtga
- a CDS encoding uncharacterized protein (EggNog:ENOG503PXF1), whose product MTYFSDPPPSIVPSHMLASPGFGFDSFNNDSDVELPQLPAPQALVPAHVSTGGQVGIQGNLSSNVIPIGSHKSGIVLYNDANLLGDGQQQLLYYSKNRADRDRNKQSRSEHRGGYSRTFSSDRATAYAIKTARYPVLYEMARTPAVARKALETWKRQPSQPSIPEGSNTSTGGQEQAGPSTAPVIRDARSIATALPPQHMAFSKPVLEKTRRGTRYVITCELEKAYPNFHIQCEYIYLNQQERVNHSWTDTRISLANISTKENLWVVAMEQIGYNEAFIKGLVGDEEYAQLESVDGPVKGHDKYSGPSFVAKVAKKITIPEGYDLGNIWCETAGFYRMKIFVPSKEYRM is encoded by the exons ATGACTTATTTCTCAGATCCACCCCCTAGCATCGTCCCATCTCATATGCTAGCCTCTCCCGGGTTCGGTTTCGATTCTTTTAATAATGATTCCGATGTTGAGCTTCCACAACTCCCAGCACCACAGGCTCTTGTGCCAGCTCATGTCTCAACGGGAGGACAGGTCGGGATCCAGGGAAATCTTTCCTCCAATGTTATTCCGATCGGAAGTCATAAAAGTGGAATTGTCTTGTACAACGACGCCAATCTGCTAGGAGATGGCCAACAGCAATTGCTGTACTACTCAAAAAACCGTGCAGACAGAGATCGGAACAAACAAAGTCGTTCGGAACATAGAGGTGGTTACTCACGAACATTTAGCTCTGATAGAG caacggccTATGCCATCAAGACAGCACGTTACCCGGTGCTTTACGAAATGGCGAGAACGCCAGCTGTTGCAAGGAAGGCGCTAGAAACATGGAAGAGGCAACCCAGTCAACCATCCATTCCAGAAGGGAGCAACACATCTACGGGCGGTCAAGAGCAAGCAGGTCCGTCGACTGCCCCGGTGATTAGGGATGCCAGGTCTATCGCCACCGCTTTGCCCCCACAGCACATGGCCTTTTCCAAGCCTGTTCTGGAAAAAACCCGCCGCGGGACTCGGTATGTTATCACCTGCGAACTCGAAAAGGCCTATCCAAACTTCCACATCCAGTGCGAATACATTTACCTCAACCAGCAAGAACGGGTCAACCATAGCTGGACGGACACACGCATCTCGCTTGCCAATATATCAACCAAGGAAAATCTCTGGGTTGTGGCTATGGAGCAGATAGGCTACAATGAAGCCTTCATCAAAGGGCTTGTTGGCGACGAAGAATATGCCCAACTCGAAAGCGTTGATGGGCCGGTAAAAGGACACGATAAATACTCTGGCCCATCATTTGTTGCGAAGGTGGCCAAGAAAATCACGATTCCAGAAGGATACGACTTGGGTAACATCTGGTGTGAAACAGCGGGATTTTACAGAATGAAAATCTTTGTCCCAAGCAAAGAATACAGGATGTAA
- a CDS encoding uncharacterized protein (EggNog:ENOG503NX3T; COG:Q), with translation MANTTAVEELDIVIVGAGLTGINAAYRLQTQLPNHSYAILEARDSLGGTWDFWKYPGIRSDSTMALYGFPWRPWPYEESMAGAKAIKSYIAECAASEGIDRKIRYHHRVKAANWSSEEQKWTLQLEITCEDGVTEEKQIKAWWLLACSGYYSYDKVLPPTIPGIDKFQGQVIHPQFWDENLDYADKRIIVIGSGATAITLLPSLAEKAKQVTMLQRSPSYVLALPRKDKTVKTLSKWMPRSWAVTINWFQRMFFETVFVQFVLNFPNAGRRFVISAMKSQLPKGFAIEKHFNPRYNPFEQRLCFCPGADFFKALHKPGVSIVTDVIDTVTIDGIIVKTGGEKIEADIIVTATGLHMEVLSSTAVTVDGKPVNETMGERYVWNGCMIEGVPNAGLLTGYTAASWTPGVDVRTRNLIKVIKHQDKTGASSAAPHIPESKRASMPAGPMMTLTSTYARAAMKRMPLVAGIGPWKAGTNWVQDVWAMLFGSVKDGMKYSSGAKDKAI, from the coding sequence AtggccaacaccaccgccgtcgaggagctcgacATTGTCATCGTTGGTGCTGGGCTCACGGGCATCAACGCTGCATATCGCCTCCAAACCCAGCTGCCCAATCACAGTTATGCGATTCTCGAAGCCAGGGATTCTCTGGGTGGAACGTGGGACTTTTGGAAGTATCCAGGCATCCGGAGCGACAGCACCATGGCATTATATGGCTTCCCATGGCGACCGTGGCCCTATGAGGAGAGCATGGCTGGCGCCAAAGCCATCAAGTCGTACATTGCCGAGTGCGCTGCTTCCGAAGGCATTGACAGGAAGATTCGGTATCACCACCGCGTAAAGGCTGCAAACTGGAGTTCTGAAGAGCAAAAATGGACGCTTCAACTGGAAATCACATGCGAGGATGGTGTCACAGAAGAGAAGCAGATCAAGGCGTGGTGGCTGCTTGCCTGCAGTGGCTATTACAGCTACGACAAGGTTTTGCCGCCTACCATCCCCGGGATCGACAAATTCCAGGGACAGGTGATTCATCCTCAGTTCTGGGACGAGAACCTCGACTATGCGGATAAGAGGATCATCGTCATCGGCTCCGGCGCCacagccatcaccctcctgCCTTCCCTCGCAGAAAAGGCCAAGCAGGTTACCATGCTACAACGCAGTCCATCCTATGTGCTCGCCCTTCCGAGAAAAGACAAGACGGTCAAGACCTTGTCTAAATGGATGCCGCGCAGCTGGGCTGTGACTATCAATTGGTTTCAGAGAATGTTTTTCGAGACGGTTTTTGTCCAGTTTGTTCTCAACTTTCCCAATGCCGGACGCAGGTTCGTCATCAGCGCCATGAAGTCACAGCTGCCAAAAGGGTTTGCGATCGAGAAGCACTTCAATCCCCGGTACAACCCCTTCGAGCAGCGCCTCTGCTTCTGTCCAGGTGCCGATTTCTTCAAGGCGCTGCACAAACCTGGCGTCAGCATTGTGACGGATGTCATAGACACCGTTACTATTGACGGCATCATCGTCAAGACTGGCGGCGAGAAGATTGAGGCTGATATTATTGTGACTGCTACCGGATTGCACATGGAGGTTTTGTCAAGCACGGCTGTGACAGTGGATGGGAAGCCTGTCAACGAAACCATGGGGGAGCGCTATGTGTGGAATGGGTGCATGATTGAGGGCGTTCCGAATGCTGGGCTTTTGACTGGGTACACCGCTGCTAGTTGGACGCCTGGCGTGGACGTGCGGACAAGGAACCTGATCAAGGTTATCAAGCACCAAGACAAGACAGGGGCTTCATCTGCCGCCCCTCACATCCCCGAGTCTAAGAGAGCCTCCATGCCAGCTGGGCCTATGATGACGCTTACTTCGACGTATGCACGGGCTGCGATGAAAAGGATGCCACTTGTTGCTGGTATTGGGCCGTGGAAAGCTGGAACAAACTGGGTGCAGGATGTGTGGGCAATGCTGTTTGGAAGTGTCAAGGACGGCATGAAGTATTCTTCTGGAGCCAAAGACAAAGCTATTTGA